ATGAGTAATAATCTACAGACTTTGATTGGTCACACCAGTATTTATATTGAGttcaaaaatattcaattcAAATATAGTGTAGAGTATATTACTAGAATCAACTAGAACTTACTTTTATATTATACAAAGTAAAAGATAATTTAACATCTGAAACTACGTACTACTAGCTATGCTTGATTAGATCTCCTACTTCTGCGAGAAGAACTTGAAAATAATGGACGTGGTTTGTATAAGTCATCACTTGAATAACGTTGACTGCTTCTATGCCGGCTGAAATTACATAATAAACTAGTTATGACATGAACAGTAAAGACAGATTCACATTTCAAACTGTATCATATTTTAGTATCACTACTATCAGAGAgtgtttttattatactttttatgttagatatatatatatcagttgTTTTTATCAATGAAACAAAATtaagtatataaatatttttattaaaaaatttgtttgtaATAATTAACAAATTACAGTAAAAACAGTTAATATACcaataaaaaatgtttatacATAATTTTTTTTGTCAATATAACTTAAAAACAGGTAAATCACAAGTCGATGGTTTAATGCACAAATGTATGTCCACTTTTGGTCAAATGTAAAATTTTATATTATGAATAgattatatattataaatagacTTTATGTTATAAAATCTCAAACTTGACCAAAAGTAGACGCACAATGTTTGTGAATTAAGCCATCAAAATGTTgtctataaaaataatatattattctACGTACCCTTTATCTTCTTTAATTAAATTTGAGGATGGTATTTTCTCACTAGTTGCAGATACATCACTTTCTGGACTCAGGGGCATAACAAAGTTTTCACCATTTAAAAGTCCTTGTGGAGGACATACATTTGCCTGAAGTCTCTGCTTTTTAGGTGCAACCAATTTCCTTTTCTTTATACTATTTAAAGCATCTTCATTAGGTAAATTCAGtgcttttttatggccatcgttgttattatttgaattatttaataGTATGTCTGACAATGGGCTAGATGAATGTTTACGTTTTGGTAAAGGTGGTGCCATAGCTTTTGGCATCGAAAATACAACTTGCCCTCCTAAGCTTTCTATTATATCCTCCAAAGAACTATTTTCTATTAGTTCCAACGACTCTAGGAAACTACAGAATTTTTCTGACTTTTCATTGTCTGCTTTAAAGTAACGACAATCCTCAGTGTCTTCAACTGTCCTTGATGTGGATTCTATAACTTCAGGTTCATCCTTAATTCTTGTTGCCTGATCCTCAGgttcatccttaattcttattacCTGATCTTCAGGTTCATCCTTAATTCTTGTTGCCTGATCTTCAGGTTCATCCTTAATTCTTGTTGCCTGATCTTCAGTTGGACTTGTATCTTTAAAGTCGCTACTGTTTTCAACATCCTGagaaatattttcttctttaatATTTGACATGTGTAGTTCCACATTCTGTAGTTCTTCATCTTTCAAAGGACTTGCATCATCTACTATACCATTTGCTGTATTCAGCTTTTCTGACATATCAGTATTAGAATCTTCAGTGCTTGAATTCTCACATATACTTTTTTCTAACTGAGATGTACTAGCTTCTTGCTTTACTATTTGCTCTTCAGGATACACTTTTATACAATCATCTATTTCTTCTTTCTGCAGAAGATTAATTTCTGTTGTTTCTGCTATTATAGATGTTTCTTTATCTTGTGGTTCTTCTTTCTTCTTATCATTGGACGTTATGGTTTGTGCATCAGAATTCTCTTGCTCTGAAGGTACTTTTTCTGATGTTCTATTAGGAAGTGTTTCACTTAGTGATTGCCTTATGCATAGTTCCATATCtgataatttcaattttaagtCAGAATGCACTTCCAATAAATCTTTTGCACCTGCTTCTGTTTGTAACATCATTATTGATCTTTCTTCTAATGTCAGATTACTATGCTTTTCAGGATATGGTTCCTCATATTCCTCATCAGGTATTTCTATTATTTGAACACGTTCTTCATCTGGCACGCTTTCAAAGTTATCATTATTTACAGAATTCGATTGCACTTGATGTTCTACTTTCTGTTGAAGCTTTTTCTCCATCTTTTTACTTTCTTTAAGTTTTTGTTTTTCTATTTGTTTTCTAATTTTCATTAACTTCTTAGCTtcatgtatattttttgcaaattTTGGTTTCTTTACTTTTATTTCCCCTAAAGTGCCACTGTCTTCACCAAGCAATGGTCGTTTCTTCAGAGGCAGATTAGTATCAATAGATTCTGATCCTTGTTTAATATGTGTGTCATAACTACTGTtgctatctgttttgtattctaCATGCGATTCTGTAATTTTATCCATTTTATTATTTGACTGTTCTAACAATAATTTCAATTCAATTGTATGTGCTTGTTCAGTATTATCTGATGTTTCACTACCAGAATTACTCATATGATTTGCCTCTTTAGATAAACTTGAAGCACTCGATTTACTGTTTGTAATGTTAGAATTGGAATTATTAGGTTGTGAGTTTTTACTACTTGACCCATTTGATCCATCTCTATCCGTAGAACGCCGATCGTTAGAATTTTTCCTCAAACTAGAATGGTCATCTTTTGACTTTGattttttctcttcttttcgTTTTTTATCTTTATTTTGTGAGTCATTTTTACTATCTTTTTTACCATCTAATTTTTCATTTCGTGCTGaacttttattttgtatgtgattTTTTATATCCTTTTTACCGTTAATTTTTTCACTATTTGATTTAACATCCTTCTTAATTtcagatttttcaattttttcttctttttcaattttaataattttctttacatcttgtttttcagatttttctggTATATCTGATTTAGTATTTACATGGTTTTTAGATTTTACATCCTTTGAACTACGTTTTTCATCTCGTTTACTCTTATCTTTCGATTCACTTCTCCTTTCTTTTCCATCAATTTTGTCAGATGATTTAACAGTCTTGATTTCATGAGAACTCAATGAAGAATTTTTAGAAGAACTTTTATGGTCCTTTTTAGACGATTTCTTATCTTTTGGAGAATCTTTTTTATCCTTATTTTCTTTATTTAGTTTTGTTTCTTTGTtatctttatttaatttttctttttctgttaATTCCTTTTTCTCTCTAAGTTCTCTAATTTTTTCCTTATATAAATCTTTTAAATCCTTTCCTTCCTTACTGATACTATCCTTCTTATCTGTTTCCTTCATTTTATCATCTTTTACCTTTGTATAATTATCTTTCTCCGAATCTTTACTCTTATCTGTGTTTTCTTTTGGTTGATCACTTTTGTCCTTGGATTTACTTttatcatatttatcgtattttgaatTACTGTGACTTCTTTGCTTTTTCTTTTCACTGCTTCTATCCCGATGATGTTTCCCATCTTTCACATGATTTCTTTCTTTTGATTTTGATTTAGATTCACTATCTCTGCTTCTttctttgttatttttatgcTCATATTTATCTTTTATACTGCTATCTGCTGCATCACGAGAATTTTCTTTAGAggataaattatttttcatatttttagaatCTTTAACATCTTGTATATCTTTAGTTTTATttaattcaaaaatatttttacttttagTTTTAGATTCATATTCTCTGACAGCTTTAAAATtgtctttaatatttttaacatcACATTTATCTTTATTGACTTCATCCTTTAGCATATCCTGTATTGGTGTCGATGCATGGTTTGAAGAGCCAAAATCTGTTACAATTGATAACCGAGAGTCTGAAGAAACTTTACTCAACTGCGAATCTTGATTACTGTAGTCAAAATTGTCCCTTGATAATTCATTACAAAAATCAGGACTCCTAGATCTATGACTAGTTAATTCAGATATCCCTGATAAATGTGAATCATTGGAGATGTTAGATTCATTTAAGTTCATAATATCTATTGGTTCAAAAGTAGGGCTGTCTTCTTCATCTTCTTCTGTTTTATCATCTGATCTTCCAgatgtatttaaatttaaattactacCAGTCTTATTAAAAACTTTTCCATTTTCATCTAACATTTTTTCCTCTGATGAAATCTGTCCATTCTCCAAgatattacttttatttttctcATTACTATTCTCTTCCTCTTGTAATTCTTGTTCATGAGACAACTTCTCATTTTTCTTTGCATCCAAGTCATCCATGGCATCCACAGACTCCAAAGACACATCTTTTAAACTATTTTTGTCAGATTCTGGTGAAACAGGATCTAAGTCCTTAGGTAACAAGTCTTTAAGGCCACATGCACCATTTTTTTCTTTTGCCTTTGGTCTTTCTATGCCTAGAAATTTGTATACTACATCTTCTATTTGATGCATAAAGACAGAATATACTTTTGGATTTACTACTTGATCCACTATACGTTCTACACCAGCATCCAAATATGGAGCTTCGTGTATGTGTTTGCGTAAAGTTTCCCTTAACTGATTTTTGTTTAAATCTGGCTTCCATGATTGTTTGTTAAGAAACGAATTTACGGACCCTTCTACTCTTGTACGTAAATTTTGATATGCTGGCtgtaataaaaacaatatattATAACAATAAGTTATAAGCAACAATATTCCTAGCTTTAGTTATAATAAAACTGTTTCCTGAAAATGTTTCCTTTCGCtcaagatttttaaatattttgcatCTACatatagtatttaaatattattttaaacaatagtACAGAtgattttataattatataagCTTTAAACGAGTAACGAGCAAGTTAATTAACCCATTGCTTACCTTTGTATCAACATCAGCGATACATTCTTTACGAAATTGGTCGAAAATTCCTTGAGATTTAACTTCTCCAACGATATGATCCACTAATCGTGGATCACCCGCCAACAACGTGTTGGATAAACCTAATTCCATACTAAGGAATCTGTTCAAAACAATTGTAATTCACTTGAAtattaaacaattattcattttcgtcACTAAAGTCATTCCGCGAGATAGTACGCAGCCATATCCTTCTACCTTTGCGTCTAGGTTAAATACAGTGCCTCGTATCCTTGTATGTATGAGTATGAGTAAATGAATAATAATCAGTGATACCAATCCCTTATACCTTTGACTGTGGAAATATAAGATAGATATCCAACTCACTTATATAATAATTTACGTCTGCGATAAAAACAAAGTTACTAGAAATTTCTACACATtcacattttcgttttatttgatatgtatttaatatttttacgaTATTATATTATGAATTTTGTTAATACTTACATAATCATAGTTAAAGTTATACAAAGTGTGTTACAAACTCTTTCATAACGTGAGGCTGTGAGAGATCCATCTTCTTGTAGCATGCAATGAATTTATTGTATATAGTATACCATCTATAAAATTCGTATGGTAAAATTTATGAGCCGTACTCATATGCCATATTTATACGTGGCAACTTGTTTGGTGTCAAACAGAATTTACTCGTGTTCCTGTCAGATTCTTTAATATACCTTGTTGATAATTTTTTTATCGTAGGTATAGAATTGTAGTTTTATCTAGTCATGAAAAGAGTAATTCTTTTTGAGAATGGAACCGATATAAACGGCAAGGTGGCTGTACTTTTTTGTCTTTATCACGAATTGTATCTTGCTGTCTATTTTATTGTTTGTTATTATATTTCTACTATGTCATTGTAgactaatttaatattttgtaaaacatgtcatttatattttttacactTCTGTATTAAAAAAATCTCCAAGTTAAATTAATTCGTATATTTATGTAAAATAGGTACACTTGTATTTCTATACTGAAATAGATGCTCTATATTTGACAGTGAAaaaatttttcttttcctttatcTTTACAACTATTATCACTTTCTGTATTTTAGTGTTATTTGCTCTTATGGCTTTTCCTTCTTATGTTTAGCAGACAATGAGATATAGCGATTCCCATTAAAACAAAAGGGTCCTTAACATTTCTAACAATTGGCGTTATGGTAACTGTACAAGGACTCAGAAATAAACCACTGTATTTTTTCTTTATCTGTGCCAATTCAGAGTCCTAAAGCTAAAAAAGAAGGCAATAAATCCTTATTCCTACAAAATTTATTATTGAACAATTCATTATCATCAATATATGATTGTcagttaaatattttaaatgataAAGAAGGTGACATAGAGAAAAATATTTGGCACTTCAGGGAAATAAATGTTAAATaatgattttttattaatttttacatAATTACTATTTAATTAATTGACACTGCTATATTGAAGATAATAAATGATAAATATTCCTTTTGCCACCTTTGAAGCTTAGAATTAATAGGAACGAATAAGAAATGCGGTCGTTCATTTCTGGATTTCTGGTTGACTATCATAACATTGATTATTAGAAGTGTGAAGGGCAGATACTTTGCTGTTTTAATAGAATTATTACAGggtataataaatatatgttgaaatattttatGGGGTAGTAGAATATTTTAACTGATTCATAATGTTCTATGATGTAGTATTTTTGTAAATGATAGTAAGTAATAAatcaagaaataaaaaaattcatcTGTTACCTTAGAGCAGTCCAAAGACCCATATTATACTTTAAGAACTTTTAAGAAAATTAACACATTTTAACATTCAAGAAATATACAATATTATTTGTTAAATAGGTGAAAATTTtgttcataaaatataatatgatgTTATTTTGATTAATGATTCATTTCTTATATAATAAATTTGTCTAATAAGTATATCATTATTTGGCTGTAATAGGTATTTATGGTGACTTATTCATTGGACGAGTTGTTAACAGCTGCTagtttaaaatttaatataactgCCAAAAGAATATTTACTCCTCAAGGTGgagaaattgatgatattaagtTAATTCGGTAAAATAATT
The sequence above is a segment of the Calliopsis andreniformis isolate RMS-2024a chromosome 3, iyCalAndr_principal, whole genome shotgun sequence genome. Coding sequences within it:
- the LOC143188868 gene encoding uncharacterized protein LOC143188868 codes for the protein MELGLSNTLLAGDPRLVDHIVGEVKSQGIFDQFRKECIADVDTKPAYQNLRTRVEGSVNSFLNKQSWKPDLNKNQLRETLRKHIHEAPYLDAGVERIVDQVVNPKVYSVFMHQIEDVVYKFLGIERPKAKEKNGACGLKDLLPKDLDPVSPESDKNSLKDVSLESVDAMDDLDAKKNEKLSHEQELQEEENSNEKNKSNILENGQISSEEKMLDENGKVFNKTGSNLNLNTSGRSDDKTEEDEEDSPTFEPIDIMNLNESNISNDSHLSGISELTSHRSRSPDFCNELSRDNFDYSNQDSQLSKVSSDSRLSIVTDFGSSNHASTPIQDMLKDEVNKDKCDVKNIKDNFKAVREYESKTKSKNIFELNKTKDIQDVKDSKNMKNNLSSKENSRDAADSSIKDKYEHKNNKERSRDSESKSKSKERNHVKDGKHHRDRSSEKKKQRSHSNSKYDKYDKSKSKDKSDQPKENTDKSKDSEKDNYTKVKDDKMKETDKKDSISKEGKDLKDLYKEKIRELREKKELTEKEKLNKDNKETKLNKENKDKKDSPKDKKSSKKDHKSSSKNSSLSSHEIKTVKSSDKIDGKERRSESKDKSKRDEKRSSKDVKSKNHVNTKSDIPEKSEKQDVKKIIKIEKEEKIEKSEIKKDVKSNSEKINGKKDIKNHIQNKSSARNEKLDGKKDSKNDSQNKDKKRKEEKKSKSKDDHSSLRKNSNDRRSTDRDGSNGSSSKNSQPNNSNSNITNSKSSASSLSKEANHMSNSGSETSDNTEQAHTIELKLLLEQSNNKMDKITESHVEYKTDSNSSYDTHIKQGSESIDTNLPLKKRPLLGEDSGTLGEIKVKKPKFAKNIHEAKKLMKIRKQIEKQKLKESKKMEKKLQQKVEHQVQSNSVNNDNFESVPDEERVQIIEIPDEEYEEPYPEKHSNLTLEERSIMMLQTEAGAKDLLEVHSDLKLKLSDMELCIRQSLSETLPNRTSEKVPSEQENSDAQTITSNDKKKEEPQDKETSIIAETTEINLLQKEEIDDCIKVYPEEQIVKQEASTSQLEKSICENSSTEDSNTDMSEKLNTANGIVDDASPLKDEELQNVELHMSNIKEENISQDVENSSDFKDTSPTEDQATRIKDEPEDQATRIKDEPEDQVIRIKDEPEDQATRIKDEPEVIESTSRTVEDTEDCRYFKADNEKSEKFCSFLESLELIENSSLEDIIESLGGQVVFSMPKAMAPPLPKRKHSSSPLSDILLNNSNNNNDGHKKALNLPNEDALNSIKKRKLVAPKKQRLQANVCPPQGLLNGENFVMPLSPESDVSATSEKIPSSNLIKEDKGRHRSSQRYSSDDLYKPRPLFSSSSRRSRRSNQA